The DNA segment CGGCCCGCTGGACACGGTGGCGCGCGCCATCGGCGACAAGCTCAAGGACAGCCTGGGCCAGCCCGTGGTGGTGGAAAACCGCCCGGGAGCCGGCGGCAATATCGGCGCCGACTACGTGGCCAAGCAGCCGGCCGACGGCTACACCATCGTGATGGGCGCCGTGGCCACCCACGCCATCAACCCCAGCCTCTTTGCCAAGATGCCGTACGACCCGGTGAAGGACTTCAGCCCGATCACGCTGGTGGCCGACGTGCCCAACGTACTCGTCATGCACCCTGGCAAAGCCGCCGAGTTGCATATCAACAATGTGCGTGAGCTGGTGGAATACGCGCGCAAGAACCCCGGCAAGCTGGACTACGCCTCGGGTGGCAACGGCAGCGCGGGACATTTGTCGGGCGAGCTGTTCAAGAGCATGGCCAAGGTCAGCATGGTCCACATCCCCTACAACGGCGCCTCGCCCGCGCAGCTGTCGGTGCTGTCCGGCCAGACCGACATGATCTTCGATAACCTCGCATCCGCCGCGGCCAACATCAAGGCCGGCAAGCTCAAGGCGTTCGCCGTCACCACCGCCACCCGCGCCGCCGCCCTGCCCGAGCTGCCCACTATCGCGGAAGCCGGCAAGGGGCTCGGCCTGGAAGGCTTCGACATCTCCACGTGGTTCGGGGTGTTCGCCCCGGCCAACACCCCGAAAGAGATCGTCGACCGCCTCAACCACGAGATCGTGGCCATCCTCAAGACCGACGACATGAAGGCAAAGCTGGCCCGCATCGGCGCCCAGCCGGCACCGACCACGCCGGAGCAGTTCGGCGCACTGGTGCAGCGCGAGCTGAAGAAGTACGCGCAGATCGTGAAGGTGTCGGGCGCCAAGGTGGATTGATACGCTCGGAGCATTTGCCGAAGCCGCCGAACAGGCCAATGCCTCGCGCCATGACGACGGCTGTCTCTCCCTCTCCCACCAGTGGGAGAGGGAGACCACCCGCGCAAATCCTGCTTTGTCAGGCCGCCTCCTGCTCCGCGCGAGGCAACAACAACCCCACCTGAATAATCCGCGGCCCGTCCATCCGCGTCACCGTGAGCTTCAGCCCTGCTATCTCGACGGCGTCGCCCTCCACTGGTGGTGATGTAAAGGCCTCCTGCATAGCGGCTTCCAGGGTCCGTGCCGCCTCGGCAGGACTCAACTCCCGTGTCCCGTAAAGCCCCGCCACATCCCGCAGCATGGCCTCCCCGGACAGCAGGAAATCATGGCTAGCCTTGCCCCAGGCAAGCGCCGGCCCAGGCCGATGGAACAACAGTGCCAGCATCGGCACGCTGGTCCCCGGCGCCAGGATCGACACCATATCCCCATCCCGCAGCACGGTCTGATCGGGCGCAGCCAGCGCTTCGTCCCGCACCACGGTCAGCAGCCGGCAACGGGGCGGCAATTCGAGCTGGTCGGCGCGCAGGTCTTCAGCCGGCGAATCGGCCTCGACCCTGAACTGCATCACCTCCAGCGCCGGCCCATGCGTGCCCCGCAGCCGGGAGCGGGCCAGCGGCTCCGGATAGGCGGGACGCAGCACGCGCGCCAGCCGCGCCGCCAGCGGCACGGTGGTGCCCTGCAGCAGCAGGCTGGTCAGCACCACCGCAAAGGCGATGCG comes from the Cupriavidus basilensis genome and includes:
- a CDS encoding tripartite tricarboxylate transporter substrate binding protein, whose translation is MLKKKLAAALLAAALPAIGTFIAVSATPAAAATAYPSKPLKFVVPYPAGGPLDTVARAIGDKLKDSLGQPVVVENRPGAGGNIGADYVAKQPADGYTIVMGAVATHAINPSLFAKMPYDPVKDFSPITLVADVPNVLVMHPGKAAELHINNVRELVEYARKNPGKLDYASGGNGSAGHLSGELFKSMAKVSMVHIPYNGASPAQLSVLSGQTDMIFDNLASAAANIKAGKLKAFAVTTATRAAALPELPTIAEAGKGLGLEGFDISTWFGVFAPANTPKEIVDRLNHEIVAILKTDDMKAKLARIGAQPAPTTPEQFGALVQRELKKYAQIVKVSGAKVD